In Silurus meridionalis isolate SWU-2019-XX chromosome 7, ASM1480568v1, whole genome shotgun sequence, the genomic stretch AAAGAAGAAACCAAGGGAAACTGTCCAAATCTCAGAACACATTCAAATGCTCAGCCTGCCAGGAAACATTCTCCAGCCCCTCTGCTCTGCGGAGCCACAAGCTCTCAGCTCATGGTCAGGACAAGCAGCAGCCGTACACCTGTGGGCAATGCAATAAGACTTTTTCCAGCCGTGCTCAACTCTCTAAACATCAGCGCTCACATTCGGCCGAGCGTCCATTCCAGTGCCCTCAGTGCCATAAAGCATACAAGACCCAAACTGAGTTGCGCAATCACAGCCGCTCCCACACTGGAGAAAAACCCTTTGTCTGTACTGAATGTGGCAAGGCATTTATGCAGGCCATCTGCCTGCGCATTCACATGACGCAACACAGTGGCGAGAGGGCTCATTCTTGTCCACAGTGCTCTAAGAGCTATCCTACGCTGTCCAAGCTAAAAGTTCACCAGCGCTCCCACACCGGAGAAAAGCCTTATTTCTGTGCAGAATGTGGCAAGAGTTTTGCCGACCCCTCTGTGTACCGCAAGCACCGGCGCAATCACCAAGGTCACCGGCCATATTCCTGCCAACAGTGTGCCAAGACATATACAGAGCTCAAGGATCTAAAGAACCATGAGCGCTCTCATACTGGTGAAAAGCCATACCTTTGCTCAGACTGTGGCAAAGCCTTCTCACGCTCTTCCTCCTTAGCCTGTCACCTGCGTATTCATTCCCAGAGCAAACCATACCAGTGTGAACAATGCGGCAAAGGCTTCACTCAGCTTTCCTCCTACCAGTCCCACCTTCGCACGCACTCTGGTGAGAAACCCTTCCTTTGTCCACAGTGTGGCAAGATGTTCTCAGACCCTTCCAGCTTCCGGCGGCACCAGAGGGCACATCAAGGATTTAAGCCTTACCCTTGTGATAAGTGTACCAAGAGATTTCGACAGCCAGCTGATCTAGCAGTGCATCAACGTGTACATTCGGGTCAAAGGCCATACAAATGCCAAAATTGCGACAAGGCTTTCGTTGCTTCTTGGGATCTGCGTCGGCACATGCTGGTGCACACTGGCCTTCGACCGTTTTTCTGCACTGATTGTGGCAAAACCTTTGCAGAGCGCTCCAGCCTCAACAAACATAGAAGGGTGCATTCTGGAGAGCGGCCATTCAAGTGCCAGATGTGTTTCAAGTCATTCGTCATGTCATCCAGTCTGCGCAAACATGAAAGGACCCACTTACCCGAGAGACCAGTGCAACAAGAACAGGCCCATGAATCTGAGCAAGTTTATGCCCAAAACACCAGAACACAATACTCATGTGTTCACAGTGACACGGCTATTTTTGGTACATTAGAGGAAGTTCAGGCCCACACGAGCCTCCATGCAGTCTCCCCTCCTTCAGATTCCACAAATGTACGGATTGGCCCATTTATTTGTGAGACATGCAAGACTGAGTTCCCTCAGTTATCTGAACTCCAGGCACATGAGAAGGTACATCCTAAGCCACGGCCACATGTATGTGACAGCTGTGGCAAAGGTTTCCTGAACAAAGCTGGATTGCGCAAGCATCAGCGCATCCACTCCAACAGCCGCCCACACTGCTGCGCAGTCTGCGGTAAGTCTTTCCTCTTTGCTGCATACCTCCGCAAACATCTGCGTACACATCGTGACAATCAGTCATCACCTCCACAGCCACAGACAGATGTAACTCAATCACAGCCGCTGCCATCTCCATCGAATGCAGCCTCTCCGGTAAAATCTGAGCCCCCTACAATATCTCTATCCGTGCCTGTCATTGTACCAGCGACAGCATTCCAGACAGTGTCAGGCCATGTGTACATCAATAAAGAAGAGGGCAACTGAAATACCACTGCGTTCAACAATATTTTCTACAGTCTGTGGGTGTTTCATTAAGGCAGCACACAGTGGTTGCTTCCCACATGGTAAGCATGTGACACTCCTTACAAAGCACCAATGCGTGCAAAGTCTCTGCTTGGCATGATGTACAAAACAGGGCGGGAGTGTTGCCGCCTCAGGGATGGTGACTATTATGGTAGGAGGAGAATCTGGTAATATAAATTGCCCTTAGGTCTGAATAAGTAAATGCATATTTCTCTGCAACATACTGGTTCCCATCCAGGCTGTATATTCATTTCATGCCCAATGCAACCCTAATCAGGATaaagcagtttctgaaattGAACGAATGAGCTTACAGAGTGGATCCTTTGAGTAGTATGCAGTTGTTTCAAATACAGATACAAACAATCTTGTCAGATCCCGCTGTCCCTTCTATTCTTAACCTGTTCTTTAAGGGTTACTTGGCTTGTTAAGGGTTCTTGGCTTCATATAAAGGTTCTGCTAGGAACATGTAAAAGATAAATTCTCTGTTGTAAGGTTCAACatagaacattttaaatgttcatttaagacgatttaaggtgtgtgtatttacCTTTTTTACTGAGTGTATGAATTGCGAACTTTTGTATGGACACTACATGCtgtttatacattattattatttagtcattttatttcaatgtattcattatttaaatgaataatttgatTATGTGATTACATATAACTGTGATTGTGTTATTGACCATTGCTGCTATATCAAAGTTCATATCAATCTTTGATATACCTTTATGCCCTGgagtttcattttgttttataggTTATTCAAAGGGTCAGTATTTTACATTCAAGTTCAACTTTACACAAATGCATGAATTTATTAGACTATAACCACTACTAGCTGTACATATCTACCCTCTGaacaaaaagtattttattctgACTTTTCTGTATTCAATAAAGTTATCTCAACAGATACTGGTTATTTGTTTTATGAAATTACTTTGACAAGTTGTAAAAgttactgctttaaaaaaaaaaaaaaaacaaacaaaaaaactgttctTATTTTTTGTACAACCTCATAGCAAGTGTGACCTAATTTAAATGAGGTAAACAATGCGAGTAACAAAAATGTTGATGACGTTAGCAGTTCAACACATTATACATTGAGCAGCTGAATATAGTGTCAGTCAGCATCACTGATACAAAAGACTGTCACCTTGTTCTTGCCAGATATTTTCTCTCggtaagttttattttatattttcaaattaTAAACCATCTgatatactgaaatatataAGAAATGTGATACAAACCACCTATAAAACAACCATTaccattttttctttcattagcaAGGAGATCTTGAAGAGCAATGGCAGCAATTGTTACTGGCCTGATTCCAATTCTCCGCACTGCGGTGGATGCCACCACCACCTACAAAGGGCGCACAGTGTGGTTCGGTTTCCTCTGTATTCGACTTGTGACACTTTTTGTGGCTGAAATGCCTTGGTTCAAACTTAACTCAGACTTCAGCTGCAATGTCACCAAGGACGGTGTGTGCACTAGATCCTGCTTCAACCAGCATTTTGACAAACCAGTGGTAATGGCTTGGAACTATATTTTCATCCTACTCATTTTGTCTGTCCTACTCATGGAGCTCTTCACTTCCCAACTAGATTCAGTTTTTGAGAAGAGCCCCATAGTGAAACCAACAGTAGATCCGATAGACGAGCTAAAAATTTCAACTGATCCTGTCACTAACACAACTGAGATCATGTTTATAGACATGCATAAAAGCAGGAACATTGTTCTTTTCTACCTGTTCAGCATTATGCTGCGGATTTTAGTGgagttttggtttgtttatatTCTGCTTTATTGGAATTTGCCTAAACTACAACAAGGTCCGTTCGTATGTAAGAGTTATACCACTGGTTGTCCGGATCAGGAGTGTTTGGTGAGTGGTAGTGCTGAGAAAAGCATGTCAGTTTATGCTCTTGTCTCCATTTCTGTGCTCGTGATCATCAGCAATTGTGTCTTCTGTGTCCACTTAATTGGCCACTATCTCTGTAACTGTATTACCAAAGAATCCTATGGTGTGTAACTTTATTGTTTGCAAATGTGTTTTGGTATCCTCTTAAAAAAAGTGTGGTCTTATATTCATACCTTTCTTTGTtctgttaaacatttttacattagcTTTTAGTGTGAAATTGTTTGAATATCACAGAATTTGGTTTAATGGGtttgctgtgttttatttaattgttaaatgtttggcaataaattaaatgtgtgtCATGATatgatcagtttttttttttctgttgagcATGGTACTTTCTGTTCTTTCCACTACtttcttctcatttcttttGGGTTAAAATGTTTCAACATTGTGCCTTAAGAATCATGTAAGTGCACAAGACGAAGTAACTGTTATTACTGATTTTTATtgcttgatttcttttttcaagaTATGTCAGTAAATTTGCATATATTATCAGTAATTTTATGCCTATGGACTTTTATGCCATAAGTAATAATCACAATGATGTAGCTAATTAGTCTTATTGATTCTTGGTTGGTATAAGGTCAATTACTGAGGTC encodes the following:
- the znf668 gene encoding zinc finger protein 668 isoform X2 gives rise to the protein MMASPQPGSPPTVEQHTPTPETEPIEEWENVDEKATKRRNQGKLSKSQNTFKCSACQETFSSPSALRSHKLSAHGQDKQQPYTCGQCNKTFSSRAQLSKHQRSHSAERPFQCPQCHKAYKTQTELRNHSRSHTGEKPFVCTECGKAFMQAICLRIHMTQHSGERAHSCPQCSKSYPTLSKLKVHQRSHTGEKPYFCAECGKSFADPSVYRKHRRNHQGHRPYSCQQCAKTYTELKDLKNHERSHTGEKPYLCSDCGKAFSRSSSLACHLRIHSQSKPYQCEQCGKGFTQLSSYQSHLRTHSGEKPFLCPQCGKMFSDPSSFRRHQRAHQGFKPYPCDKCTKRFRQPADLAVHQRVHSGQRPYKCQNCDKAFVASWDLRRHMLVHTGLRPFFCTDCGKTFAERSSLNKHRRVHSGERPFKCQMCFKSFVMSSSLRKHERTHLPERPVQQEQAHESEQVYAQNTRTQYSCVHSDTAIFGTLEEVQAHTSLHAVSPPSDSTNVRIGPFICETCKTEFPQLSELQAHEKVHPKPRPHVCDSCGKGFLNKAGLRKHQRIHSNSRPHCCAVCATDRCNSITAAAISIECSLSGKI
- the znf668 gene encoding zinc finger protein 668 isoform X1, with the translated sequence MMASPQPGSPPTVEQHTPTPETEPIEEWENVDEKATKRRNQGKLSKSQNTFKCSACQETFSSPSALRSHKLSAHGQDKQQPYTCGQCNKTFSSRAQLSKHQRSHSAERPFQCPQCHKAYKTQTELRNHSRSHTGEKPFVCTECGKAFMQAICLRIHMTQHSGERAHSCPQCSKSYPTLSKLKVHQRSHTGEKPYFCAECGKSFADPSVYRKHRRNHQGHRPYSCQQCAKTYTELKDLKNHERSHTGEKPYLCSDCGKAFSRSSSLACHLRIHSQSKPYQCEQCGKGFTQLSSYQSHLRTHSGEKPFLCPQCGKMFSDPSSFRRHQRAHQGFKPYPCDKCTKRFRQPADLAVHQRVHSGQRPYKCQNCDKAFVASWDLRRHMLVHTGLRPFFCTDCGKTFAERSSLNKHRRVHSGERPFKCQMCFKSFVMSSSLRKHERTHLPERPVQQEQAHESEQVYAQNTRTQYSCVHSDTAIFGTLEEVQAHTSLHAVSPPSDSTNVRIGPFICETCKTEFPQLSELQAHEKVHPKPRPHVCDSCGKGFLNKAGLRKHQRIHSNSRPHCCAVCGKSFLFAAYLRKHLRTHRDNQSSPPQPQTDVTQSQPLPSPSNAASPVKSEPPTISLSVPVIVPATAFQTVSGHVYINKEEGN
- the LOC124389290 gene encoding uncharacterized protein LOC124389290, encoding MAAIVTGLIPILRTAVDATTTYKGRTVWFGFLCIRLVTLFVAEMPWFKLNSDFSCNVTKDGVCTRSCFNQHFDKPVVMAWNYIFILLILSVLLMELFTSQLDSVFEKSPIVKPTVDPIDELKISTDPVTNTTEIMFIDMHKSRNIVLFYLFSIMLRILVEFWFVYILLYWNLPKLQQGPFVCKSYTTGCPDQECLVSGSAEKSMSVYALVSISVLVIISNCVFCVHLIGHYLCNCITKESYGV